A section of the Cygnus olor isolate bCygOlo1 chromosome 14, bCygOlo1.pri.v2, whole genome shotgun sequence genome encodes:
- the ABLIM3 gene encoding LOW QUALITY PROTEIN: actin-binding LIM protein 3 (The sequence of the model RefSeq protein was modified relative to this genomic sequence to represent the inferred CDS: inserted 1 base in 1 codon; deleted 1 base in 1 codon), producing MPAFSPPRLLFLVPYQQSPYTPGSGSSVIQCYRCGDTCKGEVVRVQNNHFHIRCFTCQVCGCDLAQSGFFFKNQEYICTHDYQQLYGTRCDSCGDFITGEVISALGRTYHPKCFVCSTCRKPFPIGDKVTFSGKDCVCQNCSHSLISTKPIKIHGPSHCAGCKEEIKQGQSLLALEKQWHVSCFKCQTCGIILTGEYISKDGVPYCESDYHAQFGIKCETCDRYISGRVLEAGGKHYHPACARCVRCHQMFTEGEEMYLTGSEVWHPICKQAARAEKKLKHRRTSETXISPPGSSIGSPNRVICAKVDNEILNYKDLAALPKIKAIYEVQRPDLISYEPYHRYTSDETLERYSYGESLGTLSPYSQDIYESFDMRHEASPPALATSTLPPYSRQGMSPTSPRSPHHFYRVRKSPTCSGTPPPGPQPATCPRHHRHVGRAQLVYHHCLTPVFFCLSFSLWSLMAAPAWHRIGTESGRSSPYYSQLDVRSSTPTSYQAPKHFHIPAAGESNIYRKPPIYKRHDDIPAATKSKTSEDIAQSSKYSPAYSPDPYYHSESEYWSFQSSPKAPRARRFSSGGEEDGYERGMHKIQSGIGRLILREEMKARSNSYADPWTPPRSSASSREALHTAGYEGSLNGSPRMHYLADSDPLISKSASLPAYRRNGLHRPPSAELFHYDSTNAVNWGMREYKIYPYELLLVKTRGKNQLPKDVDRTRLERHLSQEEFYQIFGMTIAEFDRLALWKRNELKKQARLF from the exons TGTGCGGCTGCGACCTGGCCCAGTCGGGCTTCTTCTTTAAGAACCAGGAGTACATCTGCACCCATGACTACCAGCAGCTCTACGGCACCCGCTGCGACAGCTGCGGGGACTTCATCACCGGAGAGGTCATCTCGGCGCTGGGCAGGACCTACCACCCCAAGTGCTTTgtctgcagcacctgcag GAAGCCGTTCCCCATCGGAGACAAGGTCACATTCAGCGGGAAGGACTGTGTCTGCCAAAACTGCTCCCACTCGCTCATCAGCACCAAACCCATCAAGATCCACGGACCCAGCC ACTGCGCAGGCTGCAAGGAGGAGATCAAGCAAGGCCAGTCCCTCCTGGCGCTGGAGAAGCAGTGGCATGTCAGCTGCTTCAAGTGCCAAACATGCGGGATCATCCTCACCGGGGAGTACATCAGCAA GGATGGAGTCCCGTACTGCGAGTCTGACTACCATGCCCAGTTCGGCATCAAGTGCGAGACCTGTGACCGGTACATCAGCGGCAGAGTCCTGGAG GCGGGAGGGAAGCACTACCACCCCGCCTGCGCCAGGTGCGTGCGCTGCCACCAGATGTTCACGGAAGGCGAGGAGATGTACCTCACAG GCTCTGAAGTGTGGCACCCCATCTGCAAGCAGGCGGCCCGAGcagagaagaagctgaag CACAGAAGGACGTCAGAAA CCATCTCGCCCCCTGGGTCCAGCATCGGCTCCCCTAACAGAGTCATCTGC GCTAAAGTGGATAATGAGATCCTTAATTACAAAGACCTGGCAGCTCTTCCCAAGATTAAAGCCATCTATGAAGTGCAGCGTCCTGACCTCATTTCGTACGAGCCCTATCACAGATACACGTCagatgagacgctggagagaTATAGCTATGGGG agtCCCTGGGGACCCTCTCCCCGTACTCGCAG gACATCTATGAGAGCTTTGACATGCGGCATGAGGCGAGCCCTCCAGCCCTGGCTACATCGACTCTCCCCCCCTACAGCCGGCAGGGCATGTCCCCTACATCACCGAGG TCCCCCCACCACTTCTACCGCGTCAG GAAATCCCCCACCTGCTCTGGCACACCTCCCCCTGGGCCGCAACCTGCCACATGTCCCCGTCACCACCGCCATGTGGGCCGTGCCCAGCTCGTCTACCACCACTGCTTAACGCCCgttttcttctgcctctcattctctctctggTCACTTATGGCTGCTCCTGCTTGGCACCGCATAGGCACAGAAAGCGGGCGCAGCTCCCCCTACTATAGCCAGTTAGATGTGAGGTCTTCTACTCCAACCTCATACCAAGCACCCAAGCATTTCCACATTCCAG cAGCCGGCGAGAGCAACATCTACCGGAAACCCCCCATCTACAAGCGACACG ATGACATCCCTGCAGCCACCAAAAGCAAAACGAGTGAAGACATCGCACAGTCGTCCAAGTACAGCCCTGCCTACTCACCAGACCCCTACTACCACTCCGAGTCGGAGTACTGGTCCTTCCAAAGCTCCCCTAAAG CCCCCCGGGCCCGGAGATTCTCATCAGGAGGCGAGGAGGATGGGTACGAGCGGGGCATGCACAAG ATCCAGAGCGGCATCGGCAGGCTGATCCTGAGGGAGGAGATGAAGGCTCGCTCCAACTCTTACGCGGACCCCTGGACGCCCCCTCgcagctcagccagcagcagagaagcccTGCACACGGCTGGCTACGAGGGTTCCCTCAACGGCT CCCCCCGGATGCACTACCTGGCTGACAGCG ACCCCCTCATTTCTAAGTcggcctccctccctgcctACAGGAGGAATGGGTTGCACAGG CCTCCCAGCGCGGAGCTTTTCCACTATGACAGCACCAACGCCGTCAACTGGGGGATGCGAG AGTACAAG ATATACCCCTACGAGCTGCTCCTGGTGAAGACGAGGGGGAAGAACCAGCTGCCCAAAGATGTGGACAGGACTCGGTTAGAG CGCCACCTCTCCCAGGAGGAATTCTACCAGATCTTTGGCATGACCATCGCTGAGTTCGACCGCCTGGCCCTCTGGAAGAGGAACGAGCTGAAGAAGCAGGCTCGgctgttttaa